A stretch of the Natribaculum luteum genome encodes the following:
- a CDS encoding sugar phosphate nucleotidyltransferase encodes MKAIVLAGGYATRLWPITRHRPKMFLPFGETTIVDRIYAELEATDRIETVYVSTNERFAADFDAHLAASAYDKPRLSIEETRAEDEKFGVVGALEDLIDREGIDDDLLVIAGDNLFEFEIGTFLDFFDRTDAPTIAVSDVDSPERAASYGVVDLDDDRVVDFREKPAEPTGTCVSTGCYAFPRETLSLLSTYLEAGNDPDEPGRFVEWLQSREPTYAYTFEGAWFDVGTRESYLDAVAWHLDGESRIDETASLENATIGSNVHVLPETTLVDVDVERAVIFSDVTLEATTVRGSIIDEGATLGGLDLDGAMIGSYTQIPDSSTK; translated from the coding sequence ATGAAAGCGATCGTCCTCGCTGGCGGCTACGCGACCCGACTGTGGCCGATCACGAGACACCGACCGAAGATGTTTCTCCCGTTCGGAGAGACGACCATCGTCGACCGAATCTACGCCGAACTCGAGGCAACCGATCGAATCGAAACGGTGTACGTCAGTACGAACGAGCGGTTTGCCGCCGACTTCGACGCCCACCTGGCGGCTAGCGCGTACGACAAACCACGACTGTCGATCGAAGAAACGCGCGCAGAAGACGAGAAATTCGGCGTCGTCGGCGCACTCGAGGACCTGATCGACCGAGAAGGAATCGACGACGACCTGTTGGTGATCGCCGGCGACAATCTCTTCGAGTTCGAGATCGGGACCTTTCTCGATTTTTTCGATCGAACGGACGCGCCGACGATCGCCGTCTCCGACGTCGACTCTCCTGAGCGAGCCGCCTCTTACGGAGTCGTCGACCTCGACGACGATCGCGTGGTCGATTTTCGGGAAAAGCCCGCCGAACCGACGGGAACGTGCGTTTCGACCGGTTGCTACGCGTTTCCTCGAGAGACGCTGTCCTTGCTCTCGACGTATCTCGAGGCGGGGAACGATCCGGACGAACCCGGACGGTTCGTCGAGTGGCTCCAGTCCCGGGAACCAACGTACGCGTACACCTTCGAGGGGGCCTGGTTCGACGTCGGCACCCGGGAGAGTTATCTCGACGCCGTCGCCTGGCACCTCGACGGCGAATCGCGGATCGACGAAACGGCGTCCCTCGAGAACGCCACGATCGGTTCGAACGTTCACGTACTGCCGGAGACGACCCTCGTCGACGTCGACGTCGAGCGAGCGGTGATCTTTTCGGACGTGACGCTCGAAGCGACAACTGTGCGCGGATCGATTATCGACGAAGGTGCCACCCTCGGCGGACTCGACCTCGACGGTGCGATGATCGGATCGTATACCCAGATTCCGGACAGTTCGACGAAGTGA